The sequence below is a genomic window from Anopheles cruzii chromosome 3, idAnoCruzAS_RS32_06, whole genome shotgun sequence.
TTTTGATTGCGTCCTTATCCCGGTTCTGGCCATAATAATCCACAAACTCGCCATTCGGATCGACCAAGTACATAATGATCGTGTGATCTACAATGTAGTCATCATCGACGTCTTTGGGACCGGCACTGAAATAGACACGGAATGCACGACAGACCTGCGCTACCTGCTCGACGGTTCCCGTAAGCCCGAGCAACCGCGGCGAGAACTCTTTCACGTATTTGCCCACAATTTCCTTCGAATCGCGCTGTGGATCGACGGTGATGAAAATGGGTTGTACCGGGTCGGCTGTTTCCTCCTTCTCTAGGTAATCTACTACTGCCGCCATTTTTTCCAATTCGTCCGGACAAATGTCCGGGCAGTGCGTGAAGCCGAAATAGATAAGCAACCACTTGCCGGCAAAGTCGGACGATTTGCGTTGTTTGCCCTCCGAATCCATGAGTTCCCATTTGCCCCCGATCGCTGCCTTTCCGAGCTGCCGTTTTCTTTCCCGTAGCAGCGCCTGCTCCTTTTCGTCCTTCACGTACCACATGAAGCCCAACACACCGATTCCGGCGGTGGCAATAAATGCAAAACTCTTCCACGTGATCGGACCTTTACCCTTCACGGGGTCTGATGTTCCGGGTGTATGCTGAAACCGTTTCCACAGCCAGGAGCTGTTGGTATATCGGCTGGGATCGGCTACATTTGTTTTGCGACCGAACACTCCGGCACCACTCCCACTGAATCCGGCAGCACCGCGGGAAGCTAATCTTATCAACATTTTAGACATGTTAAATGTTTTACTAAAAGTATAGAAGGCAGTATTAACAACAATGTTGATGCAACTAATGCCCGTTTTCTCACCTTTTGCTGAGTTACTGGAAAGTACAAAAAATACTTGCAGACATTTGGAAAATTCGTGTGATTGACGCAATGTTTTCACCGGCAATTGTGCATTTCTGCACTTTTGACAGTAGTCAACACAAAGATGCTTCACGAGCCTGGCACACCAACCATTAGGCACACCGACCATTAGCCACACCAACCATTAGGCACACCAAAGGCCGCTAAACTCCCCAACTGTCAGTGCGAGTGTCAAACGTTTTGCAACGCTATTTTAACCTGCTGAGACTTCGCTGGTTTCCTTCGTTTGTTgggggaaaataaatcattttcgtCGTTCTCCGTTCTAAATCGCTCTTGATTCCGGTGTTTCTTGTTTTACGTCAAAATGTCCGGTTTTAGTTTTGGCGCTCCGACCACTTCGGCGCCAGCATTTTCGTTCGGCAccccagcagcaacggcgAGCATCGCACCAGGAGCCAGTGCTCCAATGGGCACTGCAACGGGCTTTTCGTTCGGTTCTCCGGCTACCGCTACCACAACCACGGCCACCGCAGCAGGCGTGTTAAGCTTTGGTAAGCCAGCAACTACCACGATGGCAGCGGCAGCTCCGGCACCATTATCGTTCGGACTCGGTGGTGTCACTACCTCAACGGCCAGCCCATTCGGAGCGATGAGTCTTCCGACCGGAGCGACAACGGCAACTACAACGGCAACATTCGCTGTTCCGACTCTTAACTTTGGTGCGCCAGCAACGGCCGGAACTGGTCCTACGCTCGGCATTGGAGGTGCGGGTGGGTTTTTCGGAGCAGCCAAACCTGCAACAGCAACCACGGCGACAGGAACAGGCTTCGTTCAGCAAACACCTACAACGACCGCGACGACTACGGTGGGCTTGGGTGGTGTGGACATTAATGCCAACTTACCCAAATCAGTTGAGGGCAAAACTGACAGCACTAAAGCGAAGGAAGCTCTGGTGCCGCAAGAAATCCTTACCACCGTGGAGCACCTGAAGGAGTAcatcaagaagcagaaaaccATCAGCTCGGACATTGCACGTTGCTCGGCACGAAAAATGTCCAACGTGTCGAACGAAATCAAGAGCCTCAGCAGTACTCTGGCCGAGCTGTCGAACAGCGTGAGTAACAACCAGAATGCCATCAAACTGTTGCGTCACGAAACGTCCGGCATCACGCATCAGGCGGATATGGCGCAACGGACGCAGGAAACTCCCGTAGGACTGCAGTTCGAAAACACGCTGCCGTTGCAGTACTTTATCGAGCTGACTCAAAAGTATGAATCGGACCTCATAAATCTGAAGCAACAGGTCGAGCTAACCGAGAAACATATGAACTCGCTCCACACACCACAGTACTTTACTCCGCAGCACCTGAAACTGTGCCTGCAGCAGATTTACGAAAGTTTTGTCGCCCTCGCCGGAAGACTGCACGAACTGCATCAGAAAgtggaggaaaaaaaggagcagTACCTGAATCTGAGGAAGTATCTTCTGCGTGATACTACCGACGTGTTCGAGAGCAACGAAAGTGCAAAGGATGCTGGCAAGGATGGGGACAAATTTGCCCTAAACGTTTCTTCCGGACCGACACCCTTCTCGTCCGTAATGGGTAACGTCAATTTCGGTGTTTCGCTGCGGCAACCGGGTCCTGGATCATCGTTGTGGGCCGGTTCGGTTGAGCAAAGTAGAACTGCGTTCGGAACGACGAATTTCTTCGGGATGACTCCAGCAGGCGGAACAGCCTCAGCAGGAACCGACAGTGTGGGTTTCGGTAATCGGTTAGgcttcggattcggtgcgattacgggaaccggaagcgatgCTTTCAATCTACAGAAGCCACCACTGGGGAGCAAACGGAATAAGCACTGAACAGTACGCCTTTCACGCCCAGCGATTGAACGATTCAACATAATTTTGAAAGACAGCGATAgggtaaacaaattaaaagttaGTTCAATAAAAACGATTCAACGAGGACAGgtactttattatttttgactagtttaataattcaattgcTGACCGTCTTGGCTCACTTGCTGCAAATTTGTATTtgcttttatgctttttatcTGTTGAGTACCAAAAGTACCGAGGTTGCGGCATTCGATCCGGTCCCATAAACATGAGCTGTCGCGCTTCACAATTTTGACAGcacgaaatggaaaaggaaagagaaaatCGACGTCATTCGGCCTAACCCAAAACAACTACAAGCAAAACTTTCACCAGCAATTATCACTGGACAGACCAAACAGAAGCTCATTTAGCAGAAAATCGGTCGTGTGACCATCGGAACTCGGTCCGGGCACTTTAGTGGCGCCAGAGCGCGCACTTTGTGAACGTTTTTCCAATCGCTAATAAGAGTGCGTCTTGTTGGATTAAGTAGTCGACAAGAGACACGGATCCTCCGAACAAAAGCATCCAAAGCGAAACAGATTTTCCGTAGTAAAAAACATTCATATCGGATCGCAGCTCGTACGCCTATCGTCTGTAAGTTACGTCGTTTCCGTTGTTCGTTGTCGAACAGCCATAAACGATTCGCTGTAGTGGAAATTAGTTCCGACCAGATCGTAGCGTAGAGAGTGTAGCGGCCGCACAGTATTCGACGCTATAGCCAGCTACTGGGTGGGGTTGCAAACGCTGTATTGCGGTCGTTTGCCTTCACGATCCGTGTCTGGTAGGTGAGTTATgcttgttttccattttctccacCACGGATTATTGACCCGTAATTTCCTCGGCACTGTTTTGGTAGGTTTCCAGTGTGGGAAAAATCAACGTACCAAACCAAATTGGCGCCCCAGAGATAGCGACGCATTCGGGAGGCAACCACGCATGTGATTTACTCAAACGAAAAGAACTACTCAACACACGTATTACCTCAGCCACACGTAGTGCAAAATACGGCGACAGAGTGCTTATTTGTATCGCGATTTTATAATCCGGGAGCAACGAAAGTGAAGATGTCGAAGAAACCGACGACGGGACCCGCCCTGCACAAGGTGATCATGGTGGGCAGCGGTGGCGTTGGGAAGTCCGCTCTGACGCTGCAGTTCATGTACGACGAGTTTGTCGAAGACTACGAACCGACGAAGGCGGATAGCTATCGGAAAAAGGTGGTACTGGACGGTGAGGAGGTACAAATCGATATCCTCGACACGGCCGGACAGGAAGACTACGCCGCCATTCGGGACAATTACTTTCGCAGCGGCGAAGGTTTTCTGTGCGTGTTTTCGATAACGGAGGACGAGAGTTTTCAGGCGACACAAGAGTTTCGGGAACAAATACTGCGCGTCAAGAACGACGAGAATATTCCGTTCCTGTTGGTCGGCAACAAGTGCGATTTGAATGATAAGCGGAAGGTGCCTCTGGCCGAATGCCAGTCGCGGGCCCAGCAGTGGGGCGTGCCATACGTTGAAACGTCTGCCAAAACGCGTGAAAACGTGGACAAGGTGTTCTTCGACCTGATGCGCGAGATACGCTCGCGGAAGACGGAAGATTCCAAGACCACCAACGGGCGCGTTAAAGACAAATCCAAACGGAGGAAGATCAAGTGCACTCTGCTATAGAGTCGGGAGCGCGACAGCGAACGGTGCGGCGCGATGATTGGGAAGATACTCGTCAAATACTACTACTTTTCGCCACTTCGAAGAGCTCCCGCAAGGTGCGCCTCTTGATGCGCAGCAATCTCCTTATTACGCGTAACATTACTCATAAATAACGTCGCGGTTGAAGTTTATGTTCTTGGAAAACGATTAGCTTATAAGAGCGGAAACTGTGTTGAGGACAAGCGGAAACTCGTGACATTTTAGTGACTACTCGCCAGAACGTCCGAGGGGGAGGAAATCCGTACAACAAGGGGGGTTAACGCAAGCTTATACTCATTGTTTATGTGCGTTAGGTTGGGCGAAAGGAACGTACCACGCGCTTATCCCTTCGAGGTTCTTTTAAGCTTATTTATTCCATGTACTTTTAATCATACGCTTTAAGCTACCAATATGATGTATTTTCTTTTTAGAAAAATTGCATTGATGTTTGTAAATGCATTTTAGGTTTACATGAACACAGCCCGATcaagtaaaaataaaagaaacgtGAAAAACGAGTATCCGAGTTCACACTCTCGTCCCAACGTGCTTCATTCCGTAGTGTTTCTATTTATGCTAATCAAATTTCCCCCCAAACTTGGGCAATGTTTGTTCCATCATGATACGATACTGCCAGCAAGGGCTTGGCTCTAGCCTTATCAGTCACACTGTTGGCCATGAGCCCACATTTGAATGATTCATACAATGGCATGACTTAATCATCAATGAGTCAACCACGATAAGCTTTAACGGTCATGCACCCTCCGGTCCGGCATCATGCAGATCCGGTACAAACATTGTAGGCAGCCAAAGGGCCCACCGGGCTGCACCGGtacgattttaaatgaatATGAAAAATCCTTCCTTTTACCAGAAATTGTACATATTTCTCATAGGTTGGCTCATAGATTTTTTCAAATACATCGAAGAAATGAACAAATGAATATTGCTGTATGTCGATCGAGTTTGATCTCACAAATTTCTTCGAAGATATTTATCTAACCATTCCGTAACATTCCATTTTCTGTCTGATGAAttgtgttggaaaaaaatTAGAATATTTAATGCTTATGCTTTTGCTTCGGAATTTGCCTGCGGCAGTTGCAATACAAATTATTACTAGTTTCCCGAATGAGCCGTATTAATTATTAGCACCCGCAATGGTAACAATATTCTTAGGAAAAATGTAACCGTCAAGTGAAGGTGTGCAAGGTATCCACGTGATTTTGGTAAAAACCTTGGATTGTGAAATTGAATAAGCGACAATGCCTCGTTATGTTTGTAATGTGCAAAAAGATAGCTTTCATCAATTCTGATCCGAACACCACCTTTCAATGTCCTTTTATTTCATCTAAAAACATTCTACACTTCTTTTTTAGCACTTTTGCCGCCTCTATGAAGATCACCTCCGGCTTGAGGGCTCCCAGCGATTCGATGGTGAATATGAAGTGATTTCTTACGCGTGCCAGCGTAACGGCATCCGCCAGGTGTGGGTAGCGGTATACATTCCGGCTGCAACTATCGTACCGAGCATCCTTCACGTATGCACGATCCTCTTTGTCGATCTCGATCACACCCGGAGAAAAGCACTTTTGCAGCAACCGTGCATCGTTTCCCACTACCGCGTGCTTGAGCTTGATTTCCGGCAACAAACGATAGGAAGCAGTCGCTACCGGTGAAAATTTGGCATGATCTTTGCCCACGCCCTTCACTGCAAACAGTTTAATGTCGAACTCGTGCCCCGGGCGCATTTTGCTTATCAGTATATCGTCGTCGATTGGTCCAACGGACGCATCGGTGTATACGGCCGATTGGTTTCCGATCGGAATCCATTTGATCTGGCCAGAGTAGATGCTGTGATTGCGGTACATGTTGTCGTTGTTTGTGATCTCGGTCGAATCTTTGTTTTTACGGGTACATTTCACCTTCAGCTCGAATTCCAGCGAATCCTGGGCGGTCGGTGGATCGGTTTCGTTTACCTTGTACTCGAACATGCGCGGATCGGCCCGCAACGGTATCAAGCCCAGCCGGTGGGCCAACACTTCGTCCTGAATGATGGACGTGTTGTTGTAGATGTGTACTTTCTCGATTGCCATGCTCGGAACCTCGCTGAGCATCAGACGCCGGAACACGTTGGCCACTGCAGGACTCACGCCGATCATGTCGAACTCGATTTCGTTCTCTTCGTACCGCACGATCACTATCTGCAGTTGTTGTTTGAACCGTTCGAAGCTCCAAAAATCATCCGATAGCCCATAATCGTTTGCATCTTGCTTCAGTTTGTGTTCCTCGAGGTACAGAAGGGGTTTCACTGGTGAATGCACAGGAGCCATCGTACAATCCGGAACCTAAGTCCAAACAGatttattattgtttccaGGTTGCACGTGCTGAAAAGTTGATTGTTCCGATGGAATgttttgccgctgccgctgtttGACATTGGCACTGCCCTATGAAAAGTATGCAGGTTATTCAAGCTGCTGGGTTCCAGATTAATATTCTGCAGGCAACATCCAAGAGCAACGGaatagtaaaaataattggCGAGAATAGCTACATATTGCAAGGACGTTGTATTTGCATGCGTGCAATAAGATAACATAAACGTCCGAGAAATGTCCCTTACTTTTTTTCCACCACTGTGTAGCGTATGCACACACTCGCTCCGCCGAATCACGTTTTTCAGTAGCTGTCACTCGAAGGCTTCACTCATTTTCATCAGTCAGACAGAAAACATGGCCTCGATATTGCGATCGAGTAAATTTGTGCGCTATTTCGCCGGCTTTGCGCGAAATGTGGTTTTCAATACGGCTcgcgaaaccgaaagcagcCTCGTGCAGCAAACGCAATGTCTGTGCGGCAATTTTACAAGGTATGGGCACAGCTTTCTAACAATCTTCAGTCTGGACCGAGGACTCCCGCAGAGCCGGTGGTACACACCCGGCACAATTACGCAACACTGTCGGGAGCGGAGTTAACTTAAAGTTCTATGTTAATgcactttttcttcttgtAGTGCATTTGCAACGGCTGCCGCCAGCAGCAAAAGTGGACTGGACCGTTCGTTGAAGCGTTTGGACGAAGATGTGCGCAGATCGGGTCGAATATCAAGGCGCGATCTGGAGGAGGTGTTGGAGGAGATTCGCACCAACCGCTCGGCTAGTAGCGCTCAGTCGCTGCTCGTTATCCGGTGTTGTGGTAAGGAAGAAAGTTGATCCAGAGAATGCAACCCCCGGTAATCGTTTCTCTCCATCGCAACAGGCAATCTGGTTCCAGAGGAGCTTCCAGAAGTTCGCACGGCTTTGGTGCAAGAGATATGGAAAACATTGAAGCGCCTTAACGTGGCCATGGACGTGTCCCATTACAATGCTCTGTTGCGTGTGTACCTTGACAACGAGCATTCCTTTTCTCCGACGGAATTTTTGGCTGAACTTCAGTCGAACggcatcgaaccgaaccgtgtcACGTTCCAGCGGCTAATCTCGCGCTACTGCCAGCAGGGCAACATCGAAGGGGCCACCAAAATATTGGAATACATGCGCGAGAAGCAGCTGCCGGTGAATGAGTATGTGTTTAACGCGCTCATTATGGGTCACTCGCAGGCGGAGTAAGTTTTCACGGAGTGAAGGGTACGGGGGCCAATCTTACTGATCATGTGTTTCAAATCCGTTCACTCGACAGTGATCTtgaatcggccaccggcattCTGGCGGTAATGTCGCAAGCCGGATTGCAACCGTCGGCCGATACCTACACTACGCTGCTCTGCGGTTACGCTCGTAAAGGCGATATTGAGTACATTACAAAAACGATCGACAGTTGCGAGCAGAAGGAAATCTTCCTTCTCGACAAAGACCTTCTGGAGATTGTGTATGCGCTCGCTACGAACGGCCACCCGGAAAAGGTGGATCCGTTGCTGGAGCGAATTCGGCGCCAGGCAGGCTACAACCAGGATGCGGTTAATGTGATCTTGCGTCTGATCAACAAGGGCCAAGAAGAGGTAGGCTTGAAGTTGCTGCGTACAATGCCACGGGCATCGAAAAACGACGGCGAACTGGCCAACACAGGCAGCTTTTTGGTCCGCCAACTGGTGCGGGCCCAGCGCCCCTCTGAACGTTTGATCGCCGTATGTCGAGAGCTGCAGGAAGGTGGCATGAATGATCGAGCCCTATTGATCGCACTAGAGACAGCACTTAAGAGTGGTGCGGTTGAGACAAGTTTTGCGTTGCTCGAGGAGCTGGTTGCTCAGCAGCAACCGATTCGGCAGCACTTTTTCTGGCCTCTCCTGTGTGCCAACGGCACGAAGATGTCAAAGGAAGCGCGCACGGAGCAAGTGCTGCAGGTGTTGCGGCAGATGAGTGAAAAGTTCAACCTCAATCCGAGCAGTGAAACGATCCGCGAATATGCTGTACCAAATCTTCCGGCAACCAACAGCGAGCTCAACATCCAATTGCTCCGTAGTGTTGGCATTTCGCCggcagtggccagcagcagttgtGCGCATTATGCTCTGGAGAGCAACAAACTAAAAGACGCAGCCAATATTGCTTCGCGCTACCGGGCGTACTATCCTCCCGGAGTTTTCCGGAAGCCGTTAGTGCAGGCTTTCAACCAAACACGAGACTACGATTCTTACGTACGCTTCTCGCGCGCCCTTTACGATGGGCTCACGAGTCATGGTTATCATCGGTTCATTGTCATGACATTCAACGAATCGTTATCAAATAATTCCCCCCCGGCTTTTTTGGACTCGCTTCACAGATGCCTTTCTGCGGCCCCACAATCCAAGCAGGCGGCGGAAACGCAACCAGCGGCCGCGGCTGAAGGAGAAAAGCGCCAAAATATGTCCTTCCTGACAAACATCTTCCGTGGCGAGATTCAGGCGGCGCAGGTGTTCCCCTACCCGGAAGCGCTGGATGCCGAACAGAAAGAGTACATCGCGGCGTTCGTCGATCCAGTGAACAAGTTCTTCGAAGAGGTCAATGATCCCGCCAAAAACGATGCCAATGCGaagatcgacgatcaaaccACCGAAGCGCTGTGGGATCTCGGAGCGTTTGGGCTGATGGTTCCAACGGAATACGGTGGCCTCGGTCTCAACAACACACAGTACTCGCGGATGTGTGACATTATCGGTGGTCAAGATCTAGGGTTAGGAATATTCATCGGTGCGCACCAGAGCATCGGATTTAAGGTACGTCGTAGTCGTGTGGGCGATAAGCCGCCCAAGGGATGCAGCACGTGTGCTCACAGGATTGATAAGGAACGCCCGATGCTTCCGTGTTTTAACCGGCGCTCGTGGGTGTTATTGAGCCGTCCTTCAGCAAGCCGTCGCTAACCGATggattgttttcgttccgttgttgtAGGGAATAATGCTGTACGGTACCAAGGAACAGAAAGCGAAGTACCTGCCGATGGTGTCTACCGGCAAGGTGTACGCTGCGTTCGCACTGACCGAgcccagttccggttccgatgccGGCTCCATCCGCTGCCGGGCGGTGAAATCGGCCGATGGCAAGCACTACGTGCTGAATGGTTCCAAGATTTGGATCTCGAACGGCGGGATTGCGGACATTATGACCGTGTTTGCGCAGACCGAAGTGGTCGACCCGAAGACGGGCCAGAAGCGGGACAAAGTGACGGCGTTCGTCGTCGAGCGAGGCTTCGGTGGGGTGAGCAGTGGTCCACCGGAGAACAAGATGGGTATCAAATGCTCGAACACGGCCGAGGTGTACTTCGAGGATGTGAAGATTCCGGCCGAGAACGTTCTTGGTGGCGAGGGTGAAGGGTTCAAGGTAGCGATGAACATCCTGAACAATGGACGGTTCGGTATGGCCGCCACGTTGTCGGGTACGATGCGTGCCTGCATTCAGAAGGCGGCGGAACACGCCACGAACCGGGTCCAGTTTGGACGGAAAATTGAAACGTACGGTGGAATCCAGGAGAAGCTGGCCAAGATGGCGATGCACCACTACGCGACGCAATCGATGGCGTACATGATTTCTGGCAACATGGACACCGGCTCGTTGGACTACCACCTGGAGGCGGCCATCTCGAAGGTGTTTGCGTCGGAATCGGCTTGGTTCGTGTGCGACGAAGCTATTCAGATCCTCGGCGGAATGGGCTTCATGAAGGACGCCGGTCTGGAGCGTGTGATGCGCGATTTGCGTATCTTCCGCATTTTCGAGGGCACGAACGATATTCTGCGCCTGTTTGTGGCCCTCACCGGTATCCAGTACGCCGGTGGACACTTGAAGGAGCTGCAAAAGGCTTTCCAAAATCCGGCCACCAACATGGGCCTCATCTTTAAGGAAGGATCCCGCCGGGCGATCCGTAGCATCGGGTACGGTGGTACGGATCTTAGCTCGTACGTGGCCGATCCCCTGAAGGTTTCGGCCAAGCAGTGCTCGGAGTGTATTGATCTGTTTGGCCAAACGGTCGAGTCGTTGCTCATCAAGTACGGAAAGAAGATTGTCGACGAACAGTTCCTGCTCAACCGATTGGCGGATGCGGCAATCGATACGTACGCCATGGCCGTCGTGCTGTCGCGAGCAACCCGTTCCGTGCGGAAGGATCTCCCTTCGGCCGAGCATGAAGTATTGATGACCAAAGCATGGTGTCACGAGGTATGTGTACATTTGTTTCGTAATCAATCATCAGTACCTTATCTGACGCCCGATCTTCCGATCTTCGCAGGCTAGCGATCGTGTGCGTGTAAACattcgcaaaatcaacacCGATTCGTTCGCGAAGAACTACGGTCTGATGTCGCAGATTTCGAAAACCATTTGCTCCAACAACGGTATCGCTCACAATAACCCGCTCGATATTGAATAGGGAATTGGCGCTTGCAAAGAACAAACGAATGATACGACCTAATCACGTCACGGTTCCACGATTTTCCTACCTAGAAAGTTTCCACAGTGAATCCCGATGGTGCGGCGTGTCTCACGCCTCGATGAAGCTATGATCGTGTCTCTCTGCCGATGTGGCCAATCTCCACTGTACCCGGGCGACAGTCGAGCATATGAAGTCACAGCAATTTCAGAGAACTGGTCTCCAGGGCAGgcagtgtgcagtgtgcagGAGTAGTCAATTTGTCCATCCtaggaaaattattttataagtgtttttattatcgttttttcatatttgattattttgacTCCGTTCGCGTATTGTTTGCACTCATGTGTCTCCTCCATAAACACGAATCCACTACGCGGTGTGGGCATTAATAGAAAGTTTCATTGCACTTAAATTACTTGTTACCATGTACATACCACCTCAAAGAAGACAGCACGGCCTACAGTAGCAAGTGCTCTGGGGCTTGAAGAGATTAGAGAAATAGTTTCTTAAAAAAATAACTCCAAAGCCGTGTTTTCAAATCATAGTTCCGTGGTATCCGAAAATGTAGATTTGCGCAGCTAGTTTTGCGATTGCGATTTGCGTACGGATGAGCTGAACAGATCCTATGTCCCTATCTTTCTCTACCGTTCCCCCTATCAGTTGCCGGAGTGCTGCTGTCTGGCGATAAAATTGGCGCCAAAGTCAATGTACCGTAAATCTCAGAAAAAGCGCAAAGTTCGAAAGCTTATCGGTTTGCGGAAAAATGCTTCCTGCAGCCGCGGGAGGGACTTCGCAAAATGACACGATAACCGAGGAACCGGACTGAACATTGATCCTCTTCGGCGTCCGCAGTGAGTCAAGGATGACGTGCAATTTTAGAAAGCGATTGTGCTCCCCGAAGTCCAACGGGTCTCGAGTCGAGTAGTCTTGGCGGCAAACGTGTGGACATCCTTTTCTAATCGCACGTAAGCGTGGCGACCTTCATATTAGACTCATAAATTCAAAGAAACCGACTGTTTTTAGAGGTACCATCAATACCGGTTTGGACCGCAAGTCACCGTTTACAGCGCAATATTTATATCCATTATCCGTGATAACAAGATAACGCTTTGGTCATGCCCCCTAAGCTGGTCAACGTGAGGATTGGAATTCCCCATTTCTAATCCGTCAGTGAATCGGTATCCAGATAGCGCAGATGGGAAAGTTTTCGTCCGATATCGACGACATCCGGAAGGTGATATTAACTTTTGAACGCAAGCCCCCAGCAGGTGGTTCGCTTTTatcggtgcggtgcagttTAAAAGTGGACGCTCAGCGCTGCGGACAACAAGCTACCGGAATCGAATTTTGAACTAAGACGGGTTCGTCGCTCACAGAATAATGCTGAGAACTTGTAGGAGTTTCATTTTAACCGCAAACATACGATCAACAACGTTAGTGCGTTGTACCAGTCGCTATGTATCGACAAATTTCGCGGCTACGGTCGAAAAAGTTGAacaaccgaagccgaaccgaTCATTTGTGATAAACCTGTTCAGTGGAAAGCTGCAAACGGCCGAACTGTTCCCCTATCCGGAGGCGCTGAACGAGGAACAACGCGAGTACGGGCAAGCTTTTATCGATCCAACGGAAAAATTCTACCAGGCAAGTGTGTGATCGTCGATGTTTCCAAAGCAATTAATGTCTACTCGTTTGTCCCATTCTGTGCCATTAGGAAGTGAATGATGCAGTCAGAAATGACGCCACTGGAACTGTGGAACCGGCTGTGGTGGATGCTTTATGGGACAACGGAATCCTGGGCCCTTTCGTTCCAACGGAATACGGTGGTCTGGGGCTTGCGAACTCGCAGTCTGTGAGAATTTCAGAAATTACCGGCAGCTATGACCTGGGCATGTCGATCTTTACCGGTGCTCATCAAACGATCGGAACAAAGGGCATCGTGCTGTACGGCAcggagcagcagaagcaaaaGTATCTTCCCCAGCTGAGCTCCGGTAGGGTGTTTGGAGCGTTCGCTCTCACCGAACCTGGCACCGGGTCCGATGCGGCGTCGGTCAAAACGAAAGCCGTTCTCAGCCCGTGCGGTAAATACTACCTCCTGAACGGGTCAAAGCTGTGGATATCGGGCGGCTGCACTGCAAACATCTTTACCACCTTTGCGCAGACAGAGTTGGTGGACCCGCAGACGGGCGAAAAGACAACCAAAATGACCGCGTTCATCGTGGAGCGAGCGTTCGACGGGGTC
It includes:
- the LOC128270736 gene encoding very long-chain specific acyl-CoA dehydrogenase, mitochondrial-like; the encoded protein is MASILRSSKFVRYFAGFARNVVFNTARETESSLVQQTQCLCGNFTSAFATAAASSKSGLDRSLKRLDEDVRRSGRISRRDLEEVLEEIRTNRSASSAQSLLVIRCCGNLVPEELPEVRTALVQEIWKTLKRLNVAMDVSHYNALLRVYLDNEHSFSPTEFLAELQSNGIEPNRVTFQRLISRYCQQGNIEGATKILEYMREKQLPVNEYVFNALIMGHSQADDLESATGILAVMSQAGLQPSADTYTTLLCGYARKGDIEYITKTIDSCEQKEIFLLDKDLLEIVYALATNGHPEKVDPLLERIRRQAGYNQDAVNVILRLINKGQEEVGLKLLRTMPRASKNDGELANTGSFLVRQLVRAQRPSERLIAVCRELQEGGMNDRALLIALETALKSGAVETSFALLEELVAQQQPIRQHFFWPLLCANGTKMSKEARTEQVLQVLRQMSEKFNLNPSSETIREYAVPNLPATNSELNIQLLRSVGISPAVASSSCAHYALESNKLKDAANIASRYRAYYPPGVFRKPLVQAFNQTRDYDSYVRFSRALYDGLTSHGYHRFIVMTFNESLSNNSPPAFLDSLHRCLSAAPQSKQAAETQPAAAAEGEKRQNMSFLTNIFRGEIQAAQVFPYPEALDAEQKEYIAAFVDPVNKFFEEVNDPAKNDANAKIDDQTTEALWDLGAFGLMVPTEYGGLGLNNTQYSRMCDIIGGQDLGLGIFIGAHQSIGFKGIMLYGTKEQKAKYLPMVSTGKVYAAFALTEPSSGSDAGSIRCRAVKSADGKHYVLNGSKIWISNGGIADIMTVFAQTEVVDPKTGQKRDKVTAFVVERGFGGVSSGPPENKMGIKCSNTAEVYFEDVKIPAENVLGGEGEGFKVAMNILNNGRFGMAATLSGTMRACIQKAAEHATNRVQFGRKIETYGGIQEKLAKMAMHHYATQSMAYMISGNMDTGSLDYHLEAAISKVFASESAWFVCDEAIQILGGMGFMKDAGLERVMRDLRIFRIFEGTNDILRLFVALTGIQYAGGHLKELQKAFQNPATNMGLIFKEGSRRAIRSIGYGGTDLSSYVADPLKVSAKQCSECIDLFGQTVESLLIKYGKKIVDEQFLLNRLADAAIDTYAMAVVLSRATRSVRKDLPSAEHEVLMTKAWCHEASDRVRVNIRKINTDSFAKNYGLMSQISKTICSNNGIAHNNPLDIE